A genome region from Flavobacterium sp. includes the following:
- the tsaE gene encoding tRNA (adenosine(37)-N6)-threonylcarbamoyltransferase complex ATPase subunit type 1 TsaE: MNIVFSLDQIKEVAQQILDSNPKKIILFNGEMGVGKTTLIKQLCKNLGVEDATSSPTFSLVNEYYTSNNQTVYHFDFYRLNKETEALDMGVDDYLYSGNWCFIEWSEKIASLLPEDTSTITIELLADGKRELKLA, encoded by the coding sequence ATGAACATCGTTTTTTCATTAGATCAAATAAAGGAAGTTGCCCAGCAAATTTTAGATTCAAATCCTAAAAAAATCATTCTTTTTAACGGCGAAATGGGTGTTGGAAAAACCACTCTCATTAAACAATTATGCAAAAATTTAGGAGTTGAAGACGCAACCAGCAGTCCAACTTTTTCATTGGTAAATGAATATTATACTTCTAATAATCAAACTGTTTATCATTTTGATTTCTATAGATTAAATAAAGAAACAGAAGCGCTTGATATGGGTGTGGATGATTATTTATATTCCGGAAACTGGTGTTTTATTGAATGGTCTGAAAAAATTGCAAGTTTACTTCCGGAAGATACTTCAACTATTACAATTGAATTATTGGCGGATGGAAAAAGAGAATTAAAATTAGCTTAA